In Vigna unguiculata cultivar IT97K-499-35 chromosome 3, ASM411807v1, whole genome shotgun sequence, a single genomic region encodes these proteins:
- the LOC114176177 gene encoding 3-oxoacyl-[acyl-carrier-protein] synthase I, chloroplastic-like: MATIAGTCPLGTLLRNSVSENNRKNSVVHYEGLRLPQRTQIPSSLTTSPSHYISASSSPRCRTIKAMASSSVAAPKREKDPKKRVVITGMGLVSVFGSDIETFYNKLLEGESGISLIDRFDASSFSVRFGGQIRDFSSEGYIDGKNDRRLDDCWRYCIVAGKRALDDANLGQQVLDTMDKTRIGVLVGTGMGGLTAFSSGVESLIQKGYKKITPFFIPYSITNMGSALLAIDTGLMGPNYSISTACATANYCFYAAANHIRRGEADIMVVGGTEAAIMPTGVGGFIACRALSQRNEHPKKASRPWDKDRDGFVMGEGSGVLIMESLESATKRGATIIAEYLGGAITCDAHHMTDPRSDGLGVSSCITKSLEDAGVSPEEVNYVNAHATSTLAGDLAEVNAIKKVFKDTSELKMNATKSMIGHGLGAAGGLEAIATIKAITTGWVHPTINQDNLEPSVTIDTVPNVKKQHEVNVGISNSFGFGGHNSVVVFAPFRP, encoded by the exons atggcGACCATTGCTGGAACATGTCCTTTAGGAACATTGCTCAGAAACAGTGTCTCAGAAAACAATAGGAAGAACTCTGTGGTTCATTATGAGGGGCTTAGGTTGCCACAGAGAACGCAAATTCCTTCTTCACTTACAACTAGTCCAAGCCACTACATTTCAGCTTCTTCAT CTCCAAGATGCAGGACAATCAAGGCCATGGCTTCCTCAAGCGTTGCAGCACCAAAGAGAGAAAAGGATCCAAAAAAGAGGGTAGTTATAACAGGAATGGGTCTTGTGTCAGTCTTTGGCAGTGACATTGAGACCTTTTACAACAAACTTCTTGAGGGAGAAAGTGGGATAAGCCTAATAGATAGGTTTGATGCCTCAAGTTTCTCTGTCCGATTTGGAGGTCAGATACGTGATTTCTCTTCAGAAGGTTACATTGATGGCAAGAATGATCGGCGCCTTGATGATTGCTGGAGGTATTGCATTGTAGCAGGCAAAAGGGCACTCGATGATGCCAACCTTGGACAACAAGTCCTTGACACT ATGgacaaaacaagaataggagtTCTGGTGGGAACAGGAATGGGAGGTTTAACGGCTTTCTCTTCTGGTGTGGAATCTCTTATCCAGAAGggatataagaaaattacaCCATTTTTCATTCCCTACTCCATCACCAACATGGGTTCTGCTTTGTTGGCTATAGACACAGGCCTAATGGGTCCAAATTATTCCATTTCCACTGCTTGTGCAACAGCAAATTACTGCTTTTATGCGGCTGCTAATCACATCAGAAGAGGTGAAGCAGATATCATGGTGGTTGGTGGGACTGAGGCTGCAATCATGCCTACTGGTGTTGGGGGTTTCATTGCTTGCAGGGCTTTGTCTCAGAGGAATGAACACCCCAAGAAGGCTTCACGACCATGGGACAAAGATCGTGATGGCTTTGTAATGGGTGAAGGATCTGGTGTGCTG ATAATGGAGAGCTTGGAGAGTGCAACGAAGAGGGGAGCCACGATAATAGCAGAATATTTGGGAGGTGCCATAACATGTGATGCTCATCACATGACTGATCCAAGATCTGATGGACTAGGAGTTTCATCTTGCATAACCAAGAGTTTAGAAGATGCTGGAGTTTCTCCCGAAGAG GTGAACTATGTGAATGCTCATGCCACATCAACATTGGCTGGTGATCTGGCTGAAGTTAATGCAATCAAAAAGGTTTTTAAGGATACATCAGAGTTAAAAATGAATGCAACTAAG TCAATGATTGGACATGGTCTTGGGGCTGCTGGTGGTTTGGAAGCCATAGCAACTATCAAAGCCATAACAACTGGTTGGGTGCATCCAACCATTAACCAAGAT AACTTGGAGCCTAGTGTTACAATTGACACAGTCCCTAACGTTAAGAAGCAGCATGAAGTTAATGTTG GTATATCCAACTCTTTTGGTTTCGGTGGACACAATTCAGTAGTTGTCTTTGCCCCATTCAGGCCATAA
- the LOC114177799 gene encoding B2 protein, giving the protein MENNQSFWQFSDQLRLQTSNLANLSLNDSIWSNSYVSKRRDERINFDIKVGGEINSFKSKEHASDYNDNLNGSFLAMTYNNNNNNNILGVGLDSGVGLNGGFNKGIYSKPSFANLNTNINLNINPKGHKGKLEDDLLHLPKSSKKNNNPNKKHDSNNSGTNNNDNGKDSKAAADKRFKTLPPSESLPRNETIGGYIFVCNNDTMAENLKRQLFGLPPRYRDSVRAITPGLPLFLYNYSTHQLHGIFEAAGFGGTNIDPTAWEDKKCPGESRFPAQVRVITRKTCEPLEEDSFRPILHHYDGPKFRLELNVPEALSLLDIFAEQDTFNETFKALDA; this is encoded by the exons ATGGAAAATAATCAATCTTTTTGGCAATTCAGTGACCAACTGCGTTTGCAGACATCCAATTTGGCGAACCTCTCTCTGAATGATTCGATTTGGAGCAACAGTTACGTGTCCAAGAGGCGTGATGAACGGATTAATTTTGACATCAAAGTGGGTGGTGAGATCAACTCGTTCAAGTCAAAGGAACATGCTTCTGATTACAACGATAACCTCAATGGATCTTTTCTTGCCATGacttacaacaacaacaacaacaacaacattctGGGTGTTGGTTTGGATTCTGGGGTGGGTCTCAATGGAGGCTTCAACAAGGGGATTTACTCCAAACCTTCCTTTGCCAATCTTAACACCAACATTAACCTCAATATCAATCCCAAGGGGCACAAGGGCAAGCTTGAAGATGACCTTCTTCACCTCCCCAAATCTTCCAAGAAAAACAACAACCCTAACAAGAAACACGACAGTAACAACAGCGGCACCAACAACAATGATAACGGCAAGGATTCCAAGGCTGCTGCCGACAAGAGATTCAAAACACTGCCACCGTCGGAGTCTCTTCCCAGGAATGAAACCATTGGAGGCTACATCTTCGTTTGCAACAATGACACCATGGCTGAAAATCTCAAGCGGCAACTCTTCG GTCTGCCACCACGATACAGAGATTCTGTTCGGGCCATTACTCCAGGGTTGCCCCTTTTCCTTTACAACTATTCCACTCACCAACTCCATGGAATCTTTGAG GCTGCAGGTTTTGGAGGAACAAACATTGATCCAACGGCTTGGGAGGATAAGAAATGCCCCGGTGAATCTCGTTTCCCTGCTCAG GTGAGAGTGATTACAAGGAAAACATGTGAACCACTGGAGGAGGACTCCTTCAGACCAATCCTTCACCACTATGATGGTCCCAAGTTTCGTCTTGAGCTGAACGTGCCTGag GCCTTGTCTCTGCTCGATATTTTTGCTGAACAAGACACTTTCAACGAAACTTTCAAGGCTTTGGATGCATAA
- the LOC114176431 gene encoding uncharacterized protein At5g39865 produces MGCASSKGVDVAAVPYRPAPTSFAVFDINAIEEPWLKHLNESTTQVHQDKTPLPAPILHKLNMLDATDAPQSWDEVSKTLQDLKPVITKPPQTSPPQPPPQQPQPQPPQKTNSFHTLEELDAKTKPKPEPTKPDSVKPEAVKPAVAVVNVARGSKLKDNVFIMRDRMEREKEEKESAFERLRRDPLSAFPEKCPPGGSETVVVYTTSLRGVRKTFEDCNRVRDVLETHRVVFDERDVSLHGEFLREVKELVGEAVALPRVFVKGRYVGGLEELVELNETGRLGRILRATRVERGIGRQTCGGCGGARFVPCLDCGGSCKIVVDGVEKQRCPKCNENGLVHCPSCI; encoded by the coding sequence ATGGGGTGTGCTTCCTCTAAGGGTGTGGATGTGGCGGCGGTCCCTTACCGGCCGGCGCCGACGAGCTTCGCGGTGTTCGACATAAACGCGATCGAGGAGCCATGGCTGAAGCACCTGAACGAGAGCACCACCCAAGTCCACCAAGACAAAACCCCTCTCCCGGCCCCTATCCTCCACAAACTCAACATGCTCGACGCCACCGACGCTCCTCAATCATGGGACGAGGTCAGCAAAACACTCCAAGACCTCAAACCCGTCATCACCAAACCACCACAAACCTCACCACCCCAACCACCCCCACAACAACCTCAACCTCAACCTCCGCAAAAAACTAACTCCTTCCACACACTCGAAGAGTTAGACGCCAAGACAAAGCCCAAGCCCGAACCAACAAAGCCCGACTCAGTAAAGCCCGAAGCAGTAAAGCCCGCTGTGGCTGTCGTGAACGTGGCGCGAGGGAGCAAGTTGAAGGACAACGTGTTCATAATGCGGGACAGGATGGAGAGagagaaggaggagaaggagtCGGCGTTCGAGCGGCTGCGGCGGGATCCGCTGAGCGCGTTTCCGGAGAAGTGTCCGCCGGGGGGGAGCGAGACGGTGGTGGTGTACACGACGTCGTTGCGGGGCGTGAGGAAGACGTTCGAGGACTGCAACAGGGTGCGCGACGTGCTGGAGACGCACCGCGTGGTGTTCGACGAGCGCGACGTGTCGTTGCACGGGGAGTTTCTCCGGGAGGTGAAGGAGCTGGTGGGCGAGGCGGTGGCCCTGCCGCGGGTGTTCGTGAAGGGGAGGTACGTCGGGGGTTTGGAGGAGTTGGTGGAGCTGAACGAGACGGGTCGACTCGGGAGGATACTGAGAGCCACACGTGTGGAGAGGGGGATTGGGAGGCAAACGTGTGGAGGATGTGGTGGGGCCCGCTTTGTGCCTTGTTTGGATTGTGGTGGGAGTTGCAAGATTGTTGTGGATGGAGTTGAGAAACAGAGGTGTCCCAAGTGTAATGAGAATGGCTTGGTTCATTGCCCTTCTTGCATTTGA
- the LOC114179206 gene encoding uncharacterized protein LOC114179206 has product MGNCSMKGTTGECHHTIRVMCDSGAILQFRAPKTVAQVLRHYPGYGIFRQGHASEPLPEQERLSYGLFYYLLPLKEGQKSCSEKVGGVRRSEEVFKSAACDYVENLSNGSALEVLPAAKNGVWRVKLVIEQRQLEEILSEQVNTEALIEKMRMAANGCSTTSPSRTPSMNTWKVGWKTTLFSGKIAKDTATATTAGSNLYLGSC; this is encoded by the coding sequence ATGGGGAATTGTTCCATGAAGGGTACCACCGGAGAGTGTCACCACACCATTCGGGTTATGTGTGACAGTGGTGCCATTTTGCAGTTCAGAGCTCCCAAGACTGTGGCTCAAGTGCTTCGACATTACCCTGGTTATGGCATTTTCCGCCAGGGTCATGCTTCGGAACCTTTGCCAGAGCAAGAGAGGTTAAGCTATGGTCTTTTCTATTATCTTCTTCCGTTGAAGGAGGGGCAGAAAAGTTGCAGTGAAAAAGTTGGAGGTGTTCGGAGATCAGAGGAAGTGTTTAAGTCTGCAGCGTGTGATTATGTTGAGAATTTGTCAAATGGGTCGGCGCTTGAAGTGTTGCCGGCGGCTAAGAACGGCGTGTGGAGAGTGAAGTTGGTGATTGAGCAGAGGCAACTGGAGGAGATTTTGTCAGAGCAGGTGAATACTGAAGCTCTGATTGAGAAGATGAGAATGGCTGCAAATGGATGCTCTACCACAAGTCCTTCAAGGACTCCATCTATGAACACTTGGAAAGTGGGGTGGAAGACAACACTTTTTAGTGGCAAAATTGCCAAAGACACTGCCACTGCTACTACTGCAGGGTCTAATTTGTATCTGGGGTCTTGTTAG
- the LOC114176471 gene encoding RNA polymerase II transcriptional coactivator KELP, with product MDDTETKQRIEETVRRILQESNMDEVTESKIRKQASEELGLNLSQPHFKAFVKQVVGAFLQEIEEQQQQQEENDEEEGEEEQGVSQGKEYDDEGNLIICKLSDKRRVTVQDFRGKTLVSIREYYKKDGKELPSSKGISLSEEQWFAFKKNLPAIEKAIKKMESR from the exons ATGGACGATACTGAAACAAAACAGCGAATCGAGGAAACAGTTCGCCGGATTTTGCAAGAGTCGAACATGGACGAGGTTACGGAGTCTAAGATTCGAAAGCAGGCCTCCGAGGAACTCGGTCTCAACCTGTCTCAGCCCCATTTCAAAGCCTTCGTGAAACAGGTCGTGGGGGCTTTTCTGCAAGAAATAGAAGAACAGCAGCAAcaacaagaagaaaatgatgaGGAAGAAGGTGAAGAAGAACAAGGAGTTTCCCAGGGCAAGGAGTACGATGATGAAGGCAATCTCATCATCTGCAAG CTTTCAGATAAGAGAAGGGTGACCGTTCAGGATTTCAGAGGGAAAACATTGGTCTCCATTCGCGAGTACTATAAAAAAGATGGCAAGGAACTTCCTTCCTCCAAAG GAATAAGTTTGAGTGAGGAGCAGTGGTTTgcctttaaaaaaaatcttcctGCCATAGAAAAAGCTATTAAGAAAATGGAATCTCGTTGA
- the LOC114178609 gene encoding uncharacterized protein LOC114178609 isoform X1 — MTISVFSVPTPQLCGYKNSWPTPTYPSLSFSSSKLTVTLCSPSPPTSVIDEGTSPAPDDIPLVDRSEFVREQLIRGVFHSGCKACGREEIEQGCNGEGRIQGGIATVPGFGWWPIKAYRPCPAFVASGGRYRRQGQSMDEVVSGSGKTSTIGTASDSKKSNKKESAKKSNR; from the exons ATGACAATCTCTGTTTTCTCAGTTCCGACGCCTCAGTTGTGCGGCTACAAAAACTCGTGGCCAACTCCAACCTAcccttctctttctttttcttcttcgaaGTTAACTGTTACACTGTGCTCTCCTTCGCCTCCAACTTCTGTTATCGATGAGGGTACTTCTCCTGCTCCAGACGATATTCCCCTTGTTGATCGCTCAGAATTCGTGAG AGAGCAACTAATTCGAGGTGTTTTTCACAGCGGTTGTAAGGCATGTGGAAGAGAAGAAATAGAGCAAGGATGCAATGGTGAAGGAAGGATTCAGGGTGGAATTGCAACAGTACCAGGGTTTGGGTGGTGGCCTATAAAGGCTTACAGGCCATGCCCTGCATTTGTGGCATCGGGTGGTAGGTATAGGCGGCAAGGACAAAGCATGGACGAGGTTGTCTCTGGAAGTGGTAAAACATCCACAATAGGAACTGCCAGCGACTCCAAGAAAAG TAACAAAAAGGAAAGTGCGAAGAAATCTAATAGGTAA
- the LOC114178609 gene encoding uncharacterized protein LOC114178609 isoform X2, protein MTISVFSVPTPQLCGYKNSWPTPTYPSLSFSSSKLTVTLCSPSPPTSVIDEGTSPAPDDIPLVDRSEFVSGCKACGREEIEQGCNGEGRIQGGIATVPGFGWWPIKAYRPCPAFVASGGRYRRQGQSMDEVVSGSGKTSTIGTASDSKKSNKKESAKKSNR, encoded by the exons ATGACAATCTCTGTTTTCTCAGTTCCGACGCCTCAGTTGTGCGGCTACAAAAACTCGTGGCCAACTCCAACCTAcccttctctttctttttcttcttcgaaGTTAACTGTTACACTGTGCTCTCCTTCGCCTCCAACTTCTGTTATCGATGAGGGTACTTCTCCTGCTCCAGACGATATTCCCCTTGTTGATCGCTCAGAATTCGTGAG CGGTTGTAAGGCATGTGGAAGAGAAGAAATAGAGCAAGGATGCAATGGTGAAGGAAGGATTCAGGGTGGAATTGCAACAGTACCAGGGTTTGGGTGGTGGCCTATAAAGGCTTACAGGCCATGCCCTGCATTTGTGGCATCGGGTGGTAGGTATAGGCGGCAAGGACAAAGCATGGACGAGGTTGTCTCTGGAAGTGGTAAAACATCCACAATAGGAACTGCCAGCGACTCCAAGAAAAG TAACAAAAAGGAAAGTGCGAAGAAATCTAATAGGTAA
- the LOC114178607 gene encoding F-box protein SKIP8, translating to MEIFSVLSEPSYVAVAVTALCFLLALYSLLRSFSLPRRFTPPRKHHCDCASDSPSVAAAAGAVPYLNGAAEMLEPSPVPAPVVLGERLTGSSMMEELVPEITTHALSYLDYPSLCRLSMTNSLMRKAANDDNAWKALYHKDFTLEQDSITPTNGWKAYYAATRAIVNINTEFFNIVRDKSLPAMSRFWLNADYVKCIHASGELFSGFNAVMQSWQLVFNWEQGLNFQVRDVRARVLADMAWVTMRTYVDMDTGPFNVTNVFEFHNGRWYMVHHHSSMMNGDVDHQIVHG from the exons ATGGAGATTTTCTCTGTTTTGTCCGAGCCCTCCTACGTCGCCGTTGCAGTGACCGCTCTCTGTTTTCTTCTCGCGCTCTACTCTCTCCTCCGATCCTTTTCCCTTCCTCGGAGATTCACTCCGCCGAGGAAGCACCACTGCGATTGCGCCTCCGATTCACCGTCCGTCGCCGCCGCTGCAGGCGCCGTGCCCTACCTCAACGGCGCCGCCGAAATGCTTGAGCCCAGTCCCGTCCCGGCGCCTGTCGTCTTGGGGGAGCGGTTGACGGGGTCGTCCATGATGGAGGAACTGGTGCCGGAGATTACGACGCACGCGCTCAGTTACTTGGATTATCCCAGTCTCTGTCGTCTCTCCATGACCAATTCTTTGATGCGAAAGGCCGCCAACGATGATAACGCTTGGAAGGCCTTGTATCACAAG GACTTCACATTGGAACAAGATAGTATCACACCCACTAATGGGTGGAAGGCGTACTATGCTGCAACAAGAGCAATTGTGAATATTAATACAGAATTCTTCAATATTGTAAGAGATAAGTCTCTTCCAGCAATGAGTCGTTTTTGGCTGAATGCAGATTATGTGAAGTGCATTCATGCCTCAGGAGAACTCTTTTCCGG GTTTAATGCAGTAATGCAGAGTTGGCAACTAGTATTCAACTGGGAGCAAGGATTGAATTTTCAGGTTCGAGATGTGCGCGCTCGCGTCTTGGCAGACATGGCTTGGGTTACCATGAGAACATATGTTGACATGGATACAGGGCCATTCAATGTGACCAATGTTTTTGAGTTCCATAATGGACGATGGTATATGGTTCATCATCACAGTTCTATGATGAATGGGGATGTGGACCATCAGATAGTGCATGGATAA